From Glycine max cultivar Williams 82 chromosome 11, Glycine_max_v4.0, whole genome shotgun sequence, the proteins below share one genomic window:
- the LOC100306587 gene encoding uncharacterized protein LOC100306587 precursor, translating into MASSAFLCTCFCFAFVVACFARGIPSDLKEPRDFEELHKNPSSPDQIPAHVKSSFMENFIDYHGPHTHPNPPPPNLEEILVDVDYHGPHTHPNPPPSNLEEILADIDYHGPHTHPNPPPPNLEEIPADIDYHGPHTHPNPPPPNLEEILVNIDYNGPHTHPNPPPQNLEEIRADIDYHGPHTHPNPPPPNLQEILADIDYHGPHTHPNPPPPNLEEILTDVDYHGPHTHPNPPPPYF; encoded by the exons ATGGCTTCTTCAGCTTTTTTATGTACGTGTTTCTGTTTTGCTTTTGTTGTGGCTTGCTTTGCTCGTGGCATCCCCTCAG ATCTAAAAGAACCAAGAGACTTTGAAGAGCTACACAAGAACCCATCTTCCCCAGACCAGATTCCAGCACATGTTAAGTCTTCTTTCATGG AGAACTTTATAGACTATCATGGTCCACACACGCACCCAAATCCTCCTCCACCAAATCTTGAAGAGATACTTGTTGATGTAGACTATCATGGCCCACACACGCATCCAAATCCTCCTCCATCAAATCTTGAGGAGATACTAGCTGATATAGATTATCATGGCCCACATACACACCCAAATCCTCCTCCACCAAATCTTGAGGAGATACCCGCTGATATAGACTATCATGGTCCACACACGCACCCAAATCCTCCCCCACCAAATCTTGAGGAGATACTAGTCAATATAGACTATAATGGTCCACACACGCACCCAAACCCCCCTCCACAAAATCTTGAGGAGATACGAGCTGATATAGACTATCATGGCCCACACACGCACCCAAATCCACCTCCACCAAATCTCCAGGAGATACTAGCTGATATAGACTATCATGGCCCACACACACACCCTAATCCCCCTCCACCGAATCTTGAGGAGATACTAACTGATGTAGATTATCATGGGCCACACACGCATCCAAATCCTCCTCCACCCTACTTCTAG